The following coding sequences lie in one Campylobacter concisus genomic window:
- a CDS encoding polyribonucleotide nucleotidyltransferase codes for MQYSIEVNNQVEIFDLNKVAKQASGAVLLRVKNTVVLATVAREDTQVEEDFLPLTVQYIEKAYAAGKIPGGYVKRETKPGDFETLTARIIDRSLRPLFPKGYAYPTQIVVMVLSADPEVDLQVVSLNAASVALYLSDIPVNRPVCGVRVGYIDEKFVINPSNSELKQSAIDLYVAGTKDELLMIEMRSLPQQTTQLIPMVAIEPMIDPSLSDSMAQKQLMNEFSEDMMVEAIDFAGKAILRASSAYEEAFKEHKKEDAALELKPEIENENIAIYIDKFYKAEVKNAINQMAKSERASELSKIAKQISSDEVAQKEGWDEAVITNVLGKYKKKIVREQIINEGVRADGRGLEEVRPISIETNVLPNAHGSCLFTRGQTQALVVATLGTDSDAQMYDILTEKVPFVEKFMFNYNFPGFSVGEASPLKAPGRRELGHGNLAKRALAPSIDLASPYTIRVVSEILESNGSSSMASVCGGSLALRAAGVNTLKLVAGVAMGLIFEGDKHAVLTDIMGLEDHDGDMDFKVAGTSDGITALQMDIKLGGISLEVLKEALYQAKRGREHILSLMTEADKNIEINEDVLPKLELFNVDPSKIVDIIGQAGKTIKEIIEKFEVSIDLDREKGEVKIAGGAKKNVDAAKDYIISITSKDNGRSFGKKPFKHDKERSKPNFNIGDEFLGTVKSVVDFGVFIELKDGIDGLLHISKIKTPLNVGDQVKVCVSEQKGNKISLSLVE; via the coding sequence ATGCAATATAGTATAGAAGTCAATAATCAGGTTGAAATTTTTGACCTTAATAAAGTAGCAAAACAAGCTAGCGGAGCGGTACTCTTAAGGGTGAAAAATACCGTAGTTTTAGCAACTGTTGCAAGAGAGGACACGCAAGTTGAGGAGGATTTTTTACCTCTAACAGTGCAATACATTGAAAAAGCTTACGCCGCTGGTAAAATTCCTGGCGGTTACGTTAAGCGCGAGACAAAGCCAGGCGACTTTGAAACGCTAACAGCTCGTATCATCGATAGATCTCTTAGACCACTCTTTCCAAAAGGTTACGCATATCCAACTCAAATAGTGGTAATGGTGCTTTCAGCTGATCCTGAGGTTGATTTGCAAGTTGTAAGTCTAAATGCAGCCTCAGTTGCTCTTTATCTTAGTGATATCCCGGTAAATCGCCCAGTTTGTGGCGTGAGAGTTGGTTATATAGATGAAAAATTTGTGATCAACCCAAGCAACTCTGAACTAAAACAAAGTGCGATCGATCTTTATGTAGCTGGCACAAAAGATGAGCTTTTGATGATCGAGATGAGAAGCTTGCCTCAACAAACTACGCAGCTTATTCCGATGGTCGCTATTGAGCCAATGATAGATCCGAGCTTAAGTGATAGCATGGCTCAAAAACAGCTAATGAATGAATTTAGCGAAGATATGATGGTTGAGGCGATTGATTTTGCTGGTAAGGCGATATTAAGGGCTAGCAGTGCTTACGAAGAAGCTTTCAAAGAGCATAAAAAAGAGGACGCTGCGCTTGAGCTAAAACCTGAGATAGAAAATGAAAATATCGCTATTTACATTGATAAATTTTATAAAGCTGAAGTCAAAAATGCTATCAATCAAATGGCAAAAAGCGAGCGCGCGAGCGAACTTAGCAAGATCGCAAAACAAATTTCAAGCGATGAGGTCGCTCAAAAAGAGGGCTGGGACGAGGCTGTCATCACAAATGTCCTTGGCAAATATAAAAAGAAAATCGTTAGAGAGCAGATCATAAACGAGGGTGTTAGAGCTGATGGACGTGGTCTTGAAGAGGTTAGACCTATTAGCATCGAGACAAATGTGCTTCCAAATGCACATGGCTCATGCCTCTTTACAAGAGGTCAAACTCAGGCGCTAGTTGTTGCTACTCTTGGCACAGATAGCGATGCTCAGATGTATGACATCCTCACTGAAAAAGTACCTTTTGTAGAAAAATTTATGTTTAACTACAATTTCCCAGGCTTTAGCGTAGGTGAGGCAAGCCCATTAAAAGCTCCTGGTAGACGCGAGCTTGGACATGGAAATTTGGCCAAACGTGCCCTTGCGCCAAGCATTGATCTAGCATCACCATACACAATAAGAGTCGTTTCAGAAATTTTAGAGAGCAACGGCTCAAGTTCGATGGCTAGCGTTTGTGGTGGCTCTCTTGCACTTAGGGCAGCTGGCGTAAATACTTTAAAACTTGTCGCAGGTGTCGCTATGGGATTAATATTTGAAGGCGATAAACACGCAGTGCTAACAGATATCATGGGGCTTGAAGATCACGATGGCGATATGGACTTTAAAGTAGCGGGCACAAGCGATGGTATCACAGCGCTTCAGATGGATATTAAGCTTGGTGGCATTAGTTTAGAAGTGCTAAAAGAGGCACTTTATCAAGCAAAACGTGGTAGAGAACATATCTTATCTTTGATGACAGAAGCGGATAAAAATATAGAAATAAATGAAGACGTGCTTCCAAAACTTGAGCTATTTAACGTTGATCCAAGCAAGATCGTAGATATCATCGGTCAAGCTGGCAAGACTATAAAAGAGATCATTGAGAAATTTGAAGTCTCAATCGATCTTGATAGAGAAAAAGGCGAGGTAAAAATCGCAGGTGGAGCAAAGAAAAATGTCGATGCTGCAAAAGACTACATCATCTCTATCACTTCAAAAGACAATGGACGCTCGTTTGGTAAAAAGCCATTTAAACACGACAAAGAGCGTTCAAAACCAAATTTTAATATCGGTGATGAGTTTTTAGGAACCGTAAAGAGTGTTGTTGATTTTGGTGTGTTTATCGAGCTAAAAGATGGCATTGATGGCTTGCTTCATATCTCAAAGATAAAAACCCCATTAAACGTAGGCGATCAGGTAAAAGTGTGTGTGAGCGAGCAAAAAGGAAATAAAATTTCGCTCTCTTTGGTTGAATAA
- a CDS encoding universal stress protein: MKYKKLLFPIGAGDDIEPRIYGALKVAQWFNTHMEIMTCQLDPSVVYNMKMTLRGGVLFEEFLKSAKSELAVEHEENEKIFNKICAELGIKVTSEIIEDVCTANFTIHSGKRSAIVEQESKFCDLVVAAVPLDGKITGTFESAVLKSGKNAIVIPRKMREFKADNILVSWTGTTQSSRALTGSIDLLKKAKKVQCITSKASLGDNAELNLKKLEEYFKIHGISATFEVIATTMIPGEALLKAAIDRNADLIVASRYGENGLMEMVLGGTSRFFLEHTNIPVYL; the protein is encoded by the coding sequence ATGAAATACAAAAAGTTGCTTTTTCCAATAGGAGCTGGAGATGATATCGAGCCAAGAATTTATGGTGCCCTAAAGGTTGCTCAGTGGTTTAACACACATATGGAAATTATGACTTGCCAGCTTGACCCAAGCGTAGTTTATAATATGAAAATGACGCTTCGTGGAGGAGTACTTTTTGAAGAATTTCTAAAATCAGCTAAATCTGAACTAGCTGTCGAGCATGAAGAGAATGAGAAAATTTTCAATAAAATTTGTGCTGAGCTTGGCATAAAAGTAACTAGTGAAATTATTGAAGATGTTTGCACTGCAAATTTTACGATTCATAGTGGCAAAAGAAGCGCGATAGTGGAGCAAGAGAGTAAATTTTGCGACCTAGTTGTGGCTGCTGTGCCACTTGATGGAAAGATCACTGGTACATTTGAGTCAGCTGTTTTAAAAAGTGGTAAAAATGCGATTGTAATCCCTAGAAAAATGCGTGAGTTTAAAGCTGATAATATCCTTGTTAGCTGGACAGGCACTACTCAAAGCTCAAGGGCATTAACAGGCTCGATCGATCTTTTAAAAAAGGCAAAAAAGGTTCAGTGCATTACCTCAAAAGCAAGCCTTGGCGATAATGCTGAACTAAATCTTAAAAAGCTTGAAGAGTACTTCAAAATTCATGGCATATCAGCCACTTTTGAAGTGATTGCTACTACGATGATACCTGGTGAAGCACTTTTAAAAGCAGCTATTGATAGAAATGCTGATCTAATCGTTGCTAGTAGATATGGTGAAAATGGTCTTATGGAAATGGTGCTTGGTGGCACTTCGAGATTTTTCTTAGAACACACAAATATCCCAGTTTATCTATAA
- a CDS encoding sodium:proton antiporter: MITAKFKDQLEAASKLIEILPKKELVDKKTIVVCMSLESVILTDAVCRSLNLSYEMLFSEPIPAPNNSECDVAIVSETEDIVLNDKLIKAFGISYDYIYGEAHRKYEEKILKNVYKYRKGNLIGELKDKNILLIDEGCETGMTALICIKTLLDVKVKSISYATPVIATDVFTNLNDMVDEIYTINKIVDFIDVDSYYEKKIEATSERIMSILEESPYYLPLQKQQGDKNNAI, from the coding sequence ATGATAACAGCTAAATTTAAGGATCAATTAGAAGCAGCTAGCAAACTAATTGAAATTTTGCCAAAAAAAGAGCTTGTAGATAAAAAGACGATAGTTGTTTGTATGTCACTTGAGTCAGTTATACTCACAGATGCAGTTTGTAGAAGTTTAAATTTAAGCTACGAGATGCTCTTTAGCGAGCCAATACCTGCACCAAATAATAGCGAATGTGATGTTGCAATAGTTAGCGAGACAGAAGATATAGTATTAAATGATAAACTTATAAAAGCTTTTGGTATAAGCTATGACTATATCTATGGTGAAGCACACAGAAAATATGAAGAAAAAATTTTAAAAAACGTTTATAAATACCGAAAAGGAAATTTGATAGGAGAGCTAAAAGATAAAAATATTTTACTAATCGATGAGGGGTGCGAGACTGGTATGACGGCACTCATTTGCATAAAGACGTTGCTTGATGTGAAGGTAAAATCCATTTCATACGCAACGCCAGTGATTGCTACTGATGTCTTTACAAATTTAAATGATATGGTTGATGAAATTTACACGATAAACAAGATCGTTGATTTTATCGATGTGGATTCGTATTACGAGAAAAAGATCGAAGCTACGAGTGAGCGTATCATGTCAATATTAGAAGAGAGCCCTTATTATTTGCCGTTACAAAAACAACAAGGAGATAAAAATAATGCAATATAG